The following proteins are encoded in a genomic region of Saccharopolyspora antimicrobica:
- a CDS encoding zinc-dependent metalloprotease: protein MTNLPFGFGSQDPDDPDKGDSSKGRSEGGAGNHGDNPFGFAGMPGPGGMPNFDIGQLGQMLTQLGQALSHSGSGGTGPVNYDLAKQLAVQQLHNNQRTERPSQEQVKAIEDAVRLAELWLDAATSLPAGVRSVQTWSSVDWVEKTLPTWQRLCDPVAQRMSNAWLEAMPEEAKQAAGPLLSMLGQMGGMTFGSQLGNGLAQLGGEVLTSTDVGLPLGPTGTAALLPANIQRFVEGLDRPISEATVFLAAREAAHHRLFSHVPWLAQRLLATVEEYARGISIDTSALEDLAGKIDPSNPSSMQELMGSGMLEPKTTPEQEAALKRLETLLALVEGWVDVVVAEAVGERLPGAGALGEMVRRRRATGGPAEQTFATLIGLELRPRRMRDAANLWRLMTERHGADSRDRVWDHPDLLPDSSDLDEPLDFADRWGATPAELDDPIAAIRRAEADEAAKSGKSGEEEDGGEEPKRDDQS, encoded by the coding sequence GCCGTTCGGGTTCGGTTCGCAGGACCCCGACGACCCTGACAAGGGCGACTCGTCGAAAGGCCGCTCTGAGGGTGGCGCCGGAAACCACGGGGACAATCCCTTCGGTTTCGCCGGCATGCCCGGTCCGGGCGGCATGCCCAACTTCGACATCGGCCAGCTCGGCCAGATGCTGACCCAGCTCGGGCAGGCGCTCAGCCACTCCGGCAGCGGCGGCACCGGTCCGGTCAACTACGACCTGGCCAAGCAGCTCGCCGTGCAGCAGCTGCACAACAACCAGCGCACCGAACGCCCCAGCCAGGAGCAGGTCAAGGCGATCGAGGACGCGGTGCGGCTGGCCGAGCTCTGGCTCGACGCCGCCACCTCGCTGCCCGCCGGCGTTCGCTCGGTGCAGACCTGGTCCTCCGTCGACTGGGTGGAGAAGACGCTGCCCACCTGGCAGCGGCTGTGCGACCCGGTGGCGCAGCGGATGTCCAACGCCTGGCTGGAGGCGATGCCGGAGGAGGCCAAGCAGGCCGCCGGCCCGCTGCTGTCCATGCTCGGACAGATGGGCGGCATGACCTTCGGTTCGCAGCTCGGCAACGGCCTGGCGCAGCTCGGTGGCGAGGTGCTGACCTCCACCGACGTCGGCCTGCCGCTCGGCCCGACGGGCACCGCCGCGCTGCTGCCCGCCAACATCCAGCGCTTCGTGGAGGGCCTGGACCGGCCGATCAGCGAGGCGACCGTGTTCCTGGCCGCCCGCGAGGCCGCGCACCACCGGCTGTTCAGCCACGTGCCGTGGCTGGCGCAGCGCCTGCTGGCCACCGTCGAGGAGTACGCGCGCGGCATCAGCATCGACACCTCCGCGCTGGAGGACCTCGCCGGGAAGATCGATCCGTCCAACCCGAGCTCGATGCAGGAGCTGATGGGCTCCGGGATGCTCGAGCCGAAGACCACCCCGGAGCAGGAGGCCGCGCTGAAGCGGCTGGAGACGCTGCTCGCGCTGGTCGAGGGCTGGGTCGACGTGGTCGTCGCGGAAGCGGTCGGCGAACGGCTGCCGGGTGCCGGCGCGCTGGGCGAGATGGTCCGGCGGCGTCGCGCCACCGGTGGTCCCGCCGAGCAGACCTTCGCCACGCTGATCGGTCTGGAGCTGCGGCCGCGCCGGATGCGCGACGCGGCGAACCTGTGGCGGTTGATGACCGAGCGGCACGGAGCCGACAGCCGGGACCGGGTCTGGGACCACCCCGACCTGCTGCCGGACAGCTCGGACCTGGACGAGCCGCTGGACTTCGCCGACCGCTGGGGAGCCACCCCGGCCGAGCTGGACGACCCGATCGCCGCGATCCGCCGCGCCGAGGCCGACGAGGCCGCGAAGTCCGGTAAGTCCGGCGAGGAGGAAGACGGCGGGGAGGAGCCGAAGCGGGACGACCAGTCCTGA
- a CDS encoding M48 metallopeptidase family protein, with amino-acid sequence MAEPQVEVRRSKRRRQTVSAYRDGDKIVVLLPARMTRAEEKRWVADMLSRLQRSETRRRSPARESDEALIERCRELSARYLDGRAEPSGVRWVPPMRTRWASCTPSEATIRVSRRLRDVPGWVLDYVLVHELAHLLVPGHGPDFWKWVRRYPKTERAIGFLEGLSAAAQLGIGMDGDTEPQDAAAD; translated from the coding sequence GTGGCTGAACCCCAGGTCGAGGTGCGCCGCAGCAAGCGTCGCCGTCAAACGGTGAGCGCCTATCGCGACGGTGACAAGATCGTGGTGCTGCTTCCGGCGCGGATGACTCGCGCGGAGGAAAAGCGCTGGGTGGCGGACATGCTCAGCCGCCTGCAGCGGAGTGAGACGCGCCGTCGCTCGCCCGCGCGCGAGTCGGACGAGGCGCTGATCGAGCGCTGCCGCGAGCTGTCCGCGCGGTACCTCGACGGCCGGGCCGAACCGAGCGGTGTTCGATGGGTGCCACCGATGCGCACCCGTTGGGCCTCCTGCACGCCGAGCGAGGCCACCATTCGGGTGAGTCGACGCCTCCGAGATGTACCCGGATGGGTGCTCGATTACGTGCTCGTGCACGAGCTGGCGCACCTGCTGGTGCCCGGCCACGGCCCCGACTTCTGGAAGTGGGTGCGCCGCTACCCGAAGACCGAGCGGGCCATCGGCTTCCTGGAAGGGCTTTCCGCGGCCGCGCAGCTCGGCATCGGCATGGACGGCGACACCGAGCCGCAAGACGCCGCAGCGGACTGA
- a CDS encoding DUF5679 domain-containing protein, with product MAETYNGYCVKCREKRDFSGEVSETNGRRMAKGTCPVCGTKMTRILGKA from the coding sequence GTGGCCGAGACGTACAACGGCTACTGCGTCAAGTGCCGGGAGAAGCGGGACTTCTCCGGCGAGGTCTCCGAGACCAACGGGCGCCGGATGGCCAAGGGCACATGCCCGGTCTGCGGCACCAAGATGACCCGCATCCTCGGTAAGGCGTGA
- a CDS encoding ABC1 kinase family protein has protein sequence MADIPRRAAHRTAKLASLPLGVAGRMAAGWGKRLVGQDAAQINAEVSAKTAEQLFSVLGQLKGGAMKFGQALSVFEAAVPDEMAGPYREALTKLQAAAPPMAASSVHRVLDEQLGRAWRKRFSEFDDTPAASASIGQVHRAIWHDGREVAVKVQYPGADEALRSDLRQLTRFSRLFQSLAPGAEVKPLLAELQERMVEELDYRTEADNQRAFAKVFRDDDAVRVPAVVASAPKVVVTEWVTGTPYSRIITDGDREQRNTAGQLLAEFHYSAPSRVGLLHADPHPGNFMLLPDGRLAVIDFGAVSRLPDGLPTTFGRMIRLALEDRPAELLDLLRAERFVQADRELRGEDVLAYLAPFVDPVRTPTFHFTRRWLQRQAERVGDLRSPDFRTGRSLNLPPDYLLIHRVTLGATGILCQLDAEVDALDVITRWQPGFTD, from the coding sequence GTGGCCGACATCCCGCGCCGGGCAGCGCACCGCACCGCCAAGCTCGCCAGTCTCCCGCTCGGTGTCGCCGGTCGGATGGCGGCCGGTTGGGGCAAGCGGCTCGTCGGTCAGGACGCCGCGCAGATCAACGCCGAGGTGTCGGCCAAGACCGCGGAGCAGCTGTTCTCCGTGCTGGGCCAGCTCAAAGGCGGCGCGATGAAGTTCGGCCAGGCGCTGAGCGTCTTCGAGGCCGCCGTCCCGGACGAGATGGCCGGCCCGTACCGCGAAGCTCTCACCAAGCTGCAGGCAGCCGCCCCGCCGATGGCCGCGAGCAGCGTGCACCGGGTGCTGGACGAGCAGCTCGGCCGCGCGTGGCGCAAGCGGTTCAGCGAGTTCGACGACACTCCCGCCGCCTCGGCCAGCATCGGCCAGGTGCACCGGGCCATCTGGCACGACGGCCGCGAGGTCGCGGTCAAGGTGCAGTACCCCGGCGCGGACGAGGCGCTGCGCTCCGACCTGCGCCAGCTGACGCGGTTCTCCCGGCTGTTCCAGTCGCTGGCTCCCGGCGCCGAGGTCAAACCCCTGCTGGCCGAGCTGCAGGAGCGGATGGTCGAGGAGCTGGACTACCGCACCGAGGCCGACAACCAGCGCGCTTTCGCCAAGGTTTTCCGGGACGACGATGCCGTCCGGGTGCCCGCGGTGGTGGCCAGCGCCCCCAAGGTCGTCGTGACGGAATGGGTGACCGGCACCCCGTACTCGCGGATCATCACCGACGGCGACCGCGAGCAGCGCAACACCGCGGGCCAGCTGCTCGCGGAGTTCCACTACTCCGCACCCTCGCGGGTCGGCCTGCTGCACGCCGACCCGCATCCCGGCAACTTCATGCTGCTGCCGGACGGACGCCTCGCCGTGATCGACTTCGGCGCGGTGTCCCGGCTGCCCGACGGCCTGCCCACCACCTTCGGCCGGATGATCCGGCTGGCCCTGGAGGACAGGCCCGCCGAGCTGCTCGACCTGCTGCGCGCCGAGCGGTTCGTGCAGGCCGACCGGGAACTGCGGGGTGAGGACGTGCTGGCCTACCTGGCGCCGTTCGTCGACCCGGTCCGCACCCCGACGTTCCACTTCACCCGGCGCTGGTTGCAGCGGCAGGCCGAGCGGGTCGGCGACCTGCGCAGCCCCGACTTCCGCACCGGCCGGTCGCTGAACCTGCCCCCGGACTACCTGCTGATCCACCGCGTGACGCTGGGCGCGACCGGGATCCTGTGCCAGCTCGACGCGGAGGTCGACGCCCTCGACGTCATCACCAGGTGGCAGCCCGGCTTCACCGACTGA
- a CDS encoding class I SAM-dependent methyltransferase has translation MHSHDNIDWDAHLHRLREADELTAPETAELVTALLRPNDRTVLEIGSGAGGTAAAFAAALAGSGGDVIVVDTAPELLSAAADRAGAVADGVAVHPVRADAASDELVEAVVRSGAPAQADLVFAAFVVHHLPDQLAGLRRLAELVRPGGRLAIVEFGLQTKVLPDDVGPGGPGLEGRLIAAREQWFRQMRGEMTGSARLPVGWGRALAEAGLTDVRSWSYLVDRPAPLDEIGRSAVLRRLHLLRRHAEEFLDPADLEALDQLLDETGEHYVGNRDDVFYLTANTVHVGAKESRGSSA, from the coding sequence ATGCACTCGCACGACAACATCGACTGGGACGCGCACCTGCACCGGTTGCGGGAGGCCGACGAGCTGACCGCGCCGGAGACCGCCGAGCTGGTCACCGCGCTGCTGCGGCCGAACGACCGCACGGTGCTGGAGATCGGCTCCGGAGCCGGTGGCACGGCGGCGGCCTTCGCCGCCGCGCTGGCCGGTTCCGGTGGGGACGTGATCGTGGTGGACACCGCGCCGGAGCTGCTCTCGGCGGCCGCCGACCGGGCCGGAGCGGTGGCCGACGGGGTGGCCGTGCACCCGGTGCGAGCCGACGCCGCCTCGGACGAACTGGTCGAGGCGGTGGTGCGTTCCGGCGCACCGGCGCAGGCGGACCTGGTCTTCGCCGCGTTCGTCGTGCACCACCTGCCGGATCAGCTGGCCGGTCTGCGCCGGCTCGCGGAGCTGGTGCGCCCGGGTGGCCGGCTGGCGATCGTCGAGTTCGGGCTGCAGACGAAGGTGCTGCCCGATGACGTCGGGCCGGGCGGGCCGGGCCTGGAAGGGCGGTTGATCGCCGCGCGCGAGCAGTGGTTCCGGCAGATGCGCGGCGAGATGACCGGTTCGGCCCGGTTGCCGGTGGGCTGGGGCCGAGCGCTGGCTGAAGCGGGGCTGACCGACGTGCGCTCGTGGAGCTACCTCGTCGACCGCCCGGCACCGCTGGACGAGATCGGCCGCAGCGCGGTGCTTCGGCGCCTGCACCTCCTGCGCAGGCACGCGGAGGAGTTCCTCGACCCGGCCGATCTCGAAGCGCTCGACCAGCTGCTGGACGAGACCGGTGAGCACTACGTCGGCAACCGCGACGACGTCTTCTACCTCACCGCCAACACGGTCCACGTGGGAGCGAAGGAATCGCGGGGGAGTTCCGCGTAG
- a CDS encoding WhiB family transcriptional regulator yields the protein MLTASVPITNSGTDLQPAADTVAGLLDSSTSLDDKLPCRQDPDLWFAENPRELDQAKTLCAECPIRAECLAGALSRAEPWGVWGGEIFERGEVVARKRPRGRPRKHPLPADQPVATPSRSQEQAA from the coding sequence ATGTTGACGGCGAGTGTGCCGATAACCAATTCGGGCACCGACTTGCAGCCAGCTGCTGACACCGTCGCCGGGCTGCTCGACAGCTCAACCAGCCTGGACGACAAGCTGCCCTGCCGCCAGGACCCGGACCTGTGGTTCGCCGAGAACCCACGGGAGCTGGACCAGGCCAAGACCCTGTGCGCCGAGTGCCCGATCCGGGCCGAGTGCCTGGCCGGGGCGCTGTCCCGCGCCGAGCCGTGGGGCGTCTGGGGCGGCGAGATCTTCGAGCGCGGTGAGGTGGTCGCCCGCAAGCGGCCGCGTGGTCGCCCGCGCAAGCACCCGCTGCCCGCGGACCAGCCGGTGGCGACCCCGAGCCGCAGTCAGGAGCAGGCGGCGTAG